The genomic stretch CGCTGCGCGTCCGCGCCGGTCACGGTATCGAGCACCAGCACGGTCTTGCCCAGCCTGCGCGCGGCATCGTCCAGCGCAGCCATCAGCCGCGCCGCAATACCGCGCCGGCGCGCCTTGCGGTGGACCAACATCTTGGCCACGTCGCCGCGGTGAGGCTGGTTGTCGGGCAGCGACACGATCAGCTGCACCGTGCCGACGATCTGCCCTTCCGGGTCTTCGGCGACCAGCACCACCCGCTCCTGGCGCACCACGGCCTCCGCCACGCCACGCCAAAACGACATCGCCCGTTCACGTGGCAACGGCCACATGAAGCCGACCGACGCGTCGCCGTCGACACAGTCGATCAGCAGATCGGCCAAGGCCTCCACACACGCCGCGGCCTCGTTGGGGCCCAAGCGCCGTACCGTCACGTCCTCGACCTTCATGCAGTCCTCCTGGTGGGCATCGTCAAAGGCAGGGTGACCAGCGCGACGAAGTAGCGCGCCGGCCTGCGAGTGGGGTTGTGGTAGGTGATGGGCCGGTCCAGGCGCATCGCAAGGCAGTCGCCGGTCTCGAGGCGCCATGAGGTGTCGCCGACGGTCACGTCCATCACGCCGTCGATCAGCCACACCTGCTGCTGGGTGTCGACGTCGCGGAGGGTGGTCTCATAGGCCACCCGCTGCCCCGCGGGAAACACGACTTCGACCAGTTGCAGCGGCGAGGGCGCCGGCGGAGACAGGTTGCGTCGCACATAGCCCGAGGCCGGGTCGGTCCACAGCGGCTGGTCGGCCGCGCGGGCGATCGGCGACGGTGGCGAGGCCGGCGCGGGGACGTCTTCGAAGAACGACGCCAGCGTCACGCCCAACCCGGCCGACAGCTTGTCGAGCACGGTCGCGGTGGGGCTGCTCTGGCCCCGCTCGATCAGCGAAATGTTGGATCGGCTGACGCCGCTGCGCTGGGCCAGCGCGTCGA from Caldimonas brevitalea encodes the following:
- a CDS encoding GNAT family N-acetyltransferase, which translates into the protein MKVEDVTVRRLGPNEAAACVEALADLLIDCVDGDASVGFMWPLPRERAMSFWRGVAEAVVRQERVVLVAEDPEGQIVGTVQLIVSLPDNQPHRGDVAKMLVHRKARRRGIAARLMAALDDAARRLGKTVLVLDTVTGADAQRVYERAGWQRVGDVPNYALMPRGGFCSTTFYYKHL
- a CDS encoding helix-turn-helix domain-containing protein yields the protein MDINDRIARRVRELREARGYSLDALAQRSGVSRSNISLIERGQSSPTATVLDKLSAGLGVTLASFFEDVPAPASPPSPIARAADQPLWTDPASGYVRRNLSPPAPSPLQLVEVVFPAGQRVAYETTLRDVDTQQQVWLIDGVMDVTVGDTSWRLETGDCLAMRLDRPITYHNPTRRPARYFVALVTLPLTMPTRRTA